One Dysidea avara chromosome 7, odDysAvar1.4, whole genome shotgun sequence genomic region harbors:
- the LOC136261168 gene encoding uncharacterized protein, whose amino-acid sequence MDPFLNLPLTCGSHHLFITAIRKHNDCQCEQLTATEIDLARIQWIKNSQYQIYATEISNLNSPNSSNKQSTLVRQLRLFIDSNALLRCGGRIHNAPLTQLAKFPYLLPPKHPFTALVVYAAHVKLYHSGVGTTVTALRQSYWIPRARQYVRSLLRRCVICRKYSGKPYTAPDPAPLPKARLQNVQPFSVTGVDFTGALYVYNRGEEIKVYVCLFTCATSRAVHLEVVADLSTETFILAFRRFTGRRSTPHLMISDNATTFQAAAEELKALYLSQEIRTVLSHEGVTWKFIPKKERPHGLGDFGSA is encoded by the exons ATGGACCCCTTCCTCAACCTTCCACTTACATGTGGCAGCCATCACCT GTTCATTACAGCCATCAGGAAACACAATGACTGCCAGTGTGAGCAACTTACAGCTACAGAAATTGACCTTGCCAGAATACAGTGGATAAAGAACAGCCAGTATCAGATTTATGCAACTGAGATATCCAACCTTAATTCCCCTAACTCCAGTAACAAACAGTCTACACTAGTACGTCAACTACGATTGTTCATCGACAGTAATGCCCTACTTCGATGCGGTGGGAGAATCCATAACGCTCCGTTGACACAACTAGCCAAATTTCCATATCTATTACCTCCAAAACATCCGTTTACAGCTTTAGTAGTGTATGCTGCACATGTTAAACTCTACCACTCGGGAGTTGGAACTACAGTAACAGCCCTGCGCCAGTCCTATTGGATACCAAGAGCCAGACAGTACGTGAGATCACTTCTCCGTCGATGCGTAATATGCAGAAAATATTCAGGCAAACCATACACAGCCCCAGACCCAGCTCCTTTACCAAAGGCAAGATTGCAGAATGTACAGCCGTTCTCAGTGACTGGGGTGGACTTCACCGGAGCTCTCTATGTGTACAACCGAGGCGAGGAAATCAAGGTATATGTATGCTTATTCACATGTGCTACCAGTAGGGCAGTACATCTGGAGGTAGTTGCTGATTTGTCGACAGAGACATTTATCCTGGCCTTTCGTCGTTTTACTGGACGCAGGTCAACACCTCATCTGATGATATCCGATAATGCCACCACCTTCCAGGCAGCAGCTGAAGAGTTAAAGGCCCTATATTTGTCTCAGGAAATAAGAACAGTGCTAAGCCATGAAGGAGTGACCTGGAAATTCATCCCGAAAAAGGAAAGGCCCCATGGTTTGGGGGATTTTGGGAGCGCCTGA
- the LOC136260258 gene encoding uncharacterized protein, with translation MEDIQRHRGSRKGYRSHLTRLFANSDELLNTVTTDLTEETRIKTSTALESLIHQFNRKEKLLTDLDAKILSLIENEDELETEVLETEEVQCKITETVGNIKSFIKTYLQNSIQQPTHSEQPRSKLLDSQPTLATNSEATGDTESNLSMTLETGASLPAPVRDSSSTDKEAAVTLHTLQDKSIASDTGATRQDRSIAPGKGATNSEGGIAIRLPKLTISLFGGDPLDWQPFWDSYEAAIHNNSQLTGAQKLTYLRAQLRGDAAQVIAGLPLTSSSYQHSVEVLQKRFGQNHLLVSSHIQALIDLSTPTDTLEGLRRFHDLIESHIRSLASLGKKTDSYSAMLVPFLLRKLPVNTIRNIARARENSDWTIEELQAALLKEIRIFETSLHSVIPRRSKSSEGASTLPTAAFHANVKGTSTNHSQRPSCSYCKNTTHNSSNCDTIKTQQARVDFIKQNNLCFNCLGHHRVSRCTSKTRCRLCRRKHHTSLCTNNTDDSASRASNQTAPRGTLQSPATTNPTSNPPTMNPSANNSNPAQNTPPVASLTISTTATLQSIQLTKEPICLLKTAVATVAHEGTQVDANILFDEGSQRSFATQILIDKLRLQPHQTELIQLSTFGSPNPQVKKLNVASLQVITKSGTPISITVLIVPSIATPLENTVETSCLTDLPHLKGLQLAHPVTRSDSFEISLLIGANHYWDFVGDHTVRGNGPTAISSKLGYLLSGPLSITNPQQPRNITNLMCMITNSRQEEEELQHMWSVESIGISQSTPLDPNEQFFQNYSSTAISRCADGSYMARLPWKEQHPPLPTNFNISQKRTTSLVRRLAQTPHMLSTYDAIISDQLKRGFIERVQASNTSTGVHYIPHHAVRKDSVTTPIRTVFDCSCSESRSSASLNDCLEPGPTLLNDLCSIILRFRLHNYGFATDIEKAFLQIKLHHNDRDYTRFLWLSDTSNPNSELITYRFQAVLFGATSSPFILNAVLRHHLQQYQTTVADDITQNLYVDNIISGCSSAETATQYYQQARQIMKEAKFNLRSWASNSSVLNTLAAQDATADPNTTVNILGIQWSTHDDQLHLTPSKLANINNLVTKREVLQQSCKVFDPIGLATPVTIRAKMLIQRLWKESVDWDEPLSDILCQEWSSIFTDLVSVSELAIPRQYYSCESKMTNAELHLFCDANIKAYGTIAFFRQKDETTFVMARGRVAPLKPLTVPQLELLGALTATRLSDYLQTSFTRHKFKSHFWTDSQIVLYWIQGHKKLKPFVQHRVSEIQLITQKYDATWHYCPTADNPADMITRGSSTSQLSSSLLWNKGPPWLTNDSN, from the coding sequence ATGGAGGACATTCAACGGCACCGCGGTTCACGAAAAGGCTACCGCTCACACCTCACGAGATTGTTCGCTAATTCTGATGAACTGCTGAACACGGTCACTACCGACCTTACCGAAGAGACAAGGATTAAAACCTCTACAGCTCTGGAGTCGTTAATTCATCAATTTAATCGTAAGGAAAAGTTACTCACTGATTTAGACGCCAAGATCCTCTCACTCATTGAAAACGAGGATGAATTAGAGACGGAAGTTCTTGAAACCGAAGAGGTTCAGTGTAAAATAACAGAGACAGTTGGAAACATTAAGTCATTCATCAAAACATATTTGCAGAACAGCATTCAGCAGCCTACTCACTCAGAGCAGCCTAGATCAAAACTACTGGATTCACAACCAACACTAGCTACAAACTCAGAAGCCACTGGCGACACAGAAAGTAACTTGTCCATGACCCTGGAGACTGGTGCTTCACTACCTGCCCCTGTCCGCGACAGTAGTTCCACTGATAAGGAAGCAGCGGTAACATTGCACACCCTACAAGACAAGTCTATTGCCTCTGACACTGGTGCTACCCGACAAGACAGGTCTATTGCTCCTGGCAAGGGTGCTACTAACAGTGAAGGTGGAATAGCTATACGCCTACCAAAGCTTACAATCTCTTTGTTTGGAGGTGATCCATTAGACTGGCAGCCCTTTTGGGATAGTTATGAAGCAGCAATTCACAATAATTCACAGCTAACTGGTGCACAGAAGCTAACTTACCTACGTGCCCAATTACGTGGTGATGCTGCCCAAGTTATTGCTGGACTTCCGCTTACCTCTTCTAGCTACCAGCACTCTGTTGAAGTTTTACAGAAACGTTTTGGTCAAAATCACCTACTGGTTAGTTCACACATCCAGGCGTTAATTGACCTTTCAACTCCAACAGACACCTTAGAGGGCTTAAGACGGTTTCATGACCTGATTGAAAGCCACATCCGTAGCTTGGCTTCCCTAGGAAAGAAAACTGACTCTTACAGTGCAATGCTTGTCCCCTTCCTGCTAAGAAAGCTACCAGTCAACACCATCAGAAACATAGCTAGAGCTCGTGAAAACAGTGATTGGACTATAGAGGAACTTCAAGCAGCCCTACTTAAGGAAATCAGAATATTTGAAACCAGTCTCCATAGTGTCATACCCCGAAGATCGAAGAGTTCTGAAGGTGCCTCAACTCTTCCAACAGCTGCCTTTCATGCAAATGTTAAGGGCACATCAACTAACCACAGTCAACGCCCTAGTTGCAGCTACTGCAAGAACACTACACACAATTCCAGCAACTGTGATACAATTAAGACGCAACAAGCAAGAGTAGATTTCATCAAACAAAATAACCTATGTTTCAATTGTCTGGGCCATCACAGGGTGTCTAGGTGCACTTCAAAGACACGTTGCCGGCTATGCAGAAGGAAACATCATACCAGCCTCTGCACCAATAACACGGATGATTCAGCTAGTAGAGCATCCAACCAGACAGCACCACGTGGAACTCTTCAAAGTCCGGCCACCACCAATCCTACTAGTAATCCACCAACTATGAATCCGTCGGCTAACAACTCCAATCCAGCTCAAAATACACCGCCAGTAGCATCCTTGACAATATCAACAACTGCAACTCTACAATCTATACAGTTGACAAAGGAGCCTATCTGTTTGCTGAAGACAGCAGTTGCTACAGTCGCCCATGAAGGCACTCAAGTGGACGCAAACATTCTATTCGATGAAGGCTCCCAACGTTCCTTCGCAACACAAATATTAATCGACAAGCTACGATTGCAGCCTCATCAGACAGAATTAATACAACTCTCTACATTTGGATCTCCTAACCCACAAGTAAAGAAACTGAATGTCGCAAGTCTTCAAGTGATCACTAAATCAGGTACACCTATCTCCATAACTGTTTTAATTGTTCCCTCCATAGCCACACCCTTGGAGAACACAGTAGAAACATCCTGTTTGACTGATCTACCTCACCTCAAGGGACTTCAGTTAGCACATCCAGTAACCAGATCTGACAGctttgaaatttcattgttAATTGGTGCTAACCACTATTGGGACTTCGTGGGTGACCACACTGTTCGTGGCAATGGGCCTACTGCAATCAGTTCTAAACTTGGATACCTCTTGTCAGGTCCACTTTCAATTACAAACCCACAGCAACCAAGGAACATCACCAATCTAATGTGTATGATAACCAATAGCAGACAAGAAGAGGAGGAACTGCAACACATGTGGTCTGTTGAATCTATTGGTATTTCTCAATCAACCCCACTTGATCCCAACGAACAATTTTTTCAGAATTATTCTTCAACCGCTATTTCCCGGTGTGCTGACGGCTCATACATGGCAAGGCTCCCATGGAAAGAACAACATCCTCCGCTACCAACTAATTTCAACATATCTCAGAAGAGAACCACCTCATTAGTGCGACGACTAGCCCAAACACCACATATGCTATCAACGTATGATGCTATCATTTCTGACCAGTTAAAACGTGGATTCATTGAAAGAGTACAGGCATCTAATACATCCACTGGCGTCCACTACATTCCACACCATGCTGTGCGAAAGGATTCGGTGACTACGCCTATTCGTACTGTGTTTGATTGCAGCTGCAGTGAGTCTAGATCCTCCGCAAGTCTCAATGATTGTCTTGAACCAGGTCCTACGCTACTAAATGATCTGTGCTCAATCATCCTCCGATTTCGTCTACACAATTACGGATTTGCTACAGACATCGAGAAGGCCTTTCTCCAAATCAAACTACATCATAATGATCGAGATTACACAAGATTCTTGTGGCTCTCCGACACAAGTAATCCCAACAGTGAACTCATAACATACCGCTTTCAAGCAGTATTATTTGGGGCAACCTCCTCCCCATTCATCCTGAATGCAGTTCTACGTCATCATTTGCAACAGTATCAAACAACTGTAGCAGATGACATCACTCAAAACCTTTATGTTGATAACATCATTTCAGGTTGTTCATCAGCAGAGACTGCTACACAGTACTACCAACAAGCTCGACAAATCATGAAAGAGGCAAAATTCAACTTACGCAGTTGGGCATCCAACAGTTCTGTATTGAACACTCTTGCTGCACAGGATGCTACCGCAGACCCTAATACAACTGTTAACATCCTTGGCATTCAGTGGTCAACTCATGATGATCAACTACACCTTACTCCTAGCAAACTTGCCAACATCAATAACTTAGTCACCAAGCGTGAAGTCTTACAGCAGTCCTGCAAAGTTTTTGATCCCATAGGGCTTGCTACTCCTGTTACAATTAGAGCTAAAATGCTCATTCAAAGGCTCTGGAAGGAGAGTGTGGACTGGGATGAACCATTGAGTGATATCCTATGTCAAGAATGGTCCTCAATTTTTACAGATTTAGTCTCTGTTAGTGAGCTAGCAATTCCACGCCAGTACTACAGCTGTGAATCTAAAATGACCAATGCTGAACTACATCTGTTTTGTGATGCTAACATCAAGGCCTATGGCACCATCGCCTTTTTTCGTCAGAAGGATGAAACCACCTTTGTGATGGCAAGAGGAAGAGTGGCTCCTTTGAAACCTCTTACAGTACCACAACTTGAACTACTAGGAGCACTCACAGCAACACGACTTAGTGATTATCTTCAAACTTCCTTCACACGACACAAATTCAAGTCACATTTTTGGACTGACAGTCAAATAGTGCTGTACTGGATACAGGGACATAAAAAGCTGAAGCCATTTGTACAACACCGTGTTAGTGAAATCCAACTAATTACACAGAAGTATGACGCCACTTGGCACTACTGTCCGACAGCTGATAACCCTGCTGACATGATCACTAGAGGGTCCAGTACCAGTCAACTTTCATCTTCTTTACTCTGGAACAAAGGCCCACCATGGTTAACTAATGACAGCAATTAG